Proteins from a genomic interval of Dunckerocampus dactyliophorus isolate RoL2022-P2 chromosome 5, RoL_Ddac_1.1, whole genome shotgun sequence:
- the uevld gene encoding ubiquitin-conjugating enzyme E2 variant 3 isoform X1, giving the protein MDLRSEKLQRVLSKYKFRDVALEELEKIDNAFPGMKPSVGTYTFNDGSQKDLLKLNGNLPVKYEGRCYNFPIQLWLIDSFPVTPPICLLRPTPDMMIREGKHVDARGRIYLPVLHNWDHVCPTCLACASSVFWFLICPVQPKSSVVDILEEMISKFQEDPPLTSTPERDHQDPQELLAFVNNLQISDSTIRHHDHTGHKVTVIGGGDLGMASVMSILAKCKVDQLVFIDVAESSTKGGSTDLEIFRLPKVNVSKDLSASAGSRVVVVTANAWSSEQSYVSVVQTNVDLFKGFIPKLARHNPDAVMLIASQPVDIMTHVAWRQSGLPPTQVIGVGCNLDSERLSHVLDINLNTHKEAWVIGELSDNKVPVMSNTGPGSQRQPEIAGFSSTKPLLSRAFDIMKNRGQRSWSVGLSVADITNSILTNRKKVHSITTLAQGWSGIGAEVFFSLPCLLGSNGSTRLAGVSLGKEEDSKMKESISSLTNLIGQLRI; this is encoded by the exons ATGGACCTTCGTTCGGAGAAATTACAGCGTGTCCTGTCAAAG TACAAATTCCGCGATGTTGCTCTTGAGGAATTGGAGAAAATCGATAATGCTTTCCCAGGGATGAAGCCCTCTGTCGGCACATACA CATTCAACGATGGCTCCCAGAAAGATCTCCTGAAATTGAACGGTAACCTTCCAGTCAAGTATGAAG GGCGCTGCTACAACTTCCCCATTCAACTTTGGTTGATTGACTCCTTTCCGGTCACACCTCCCATTTGTCTCCTGAGGCCCACACCAGACATGATGATCAGGGAGGGCAAACACGTGGATGCCCGGGGACGCATCTACCTGCCAGTGCTGCACAACTGGGATCATGTATGTCCTACTTGTCTTGCGTGTGCATCTTCAGTCTTCTGGTTTCTCATTTGTCCGGTGCAGCCCAAGTCATCTGTGGTGGATATTCTGGAGGAGATGATTTCCAAGTTTCAAGAGGATCCTCCACTGACATCCACCCCTGAAAGAGACCACCAAGATCCACAAGAGCTTCTGGCATTTGTTAATAATCTCCAGATTAGTGATA GTACAATCAGACATCATGATCACACGGGCCACAAAGTGACTGTTATCGGAGGAGGGGATTTAGGAATGGCCTCAGTCATGAGCATTTTGGCAAAg TGTAAAGTGGATCAACTTGTCTTCATTGATGTTGCCGAGAGTTCCACCAAGGGAGGCAGCACAGATTTGGAGATCTTTAGGCTGCCAAAGGTGAACGTGTCCAAGG ATCTGTCAGCCTCTGCGGGCTCCAGGGTCGTCGTGGTCACAGCCAACGCGTGGAGCAGCGAGCAGTCCTACGTAAGCGTGGTCCAGACCAACGTTGACTTGTTCAAAGGATTCATTCCAAAGTTGGCACGTCACAACCCAGATGCCGTCATGCTCATCGCCTCTCAGCCAG TGGACATCATGACCCACGTAGCGTGGAGGCAGAGCGGCCTGCCGCCGACACAAGTCATAGGAGTGGGCTGTAATCTAGACTCGGAGCGTCTTAGTCACGTATTGGATATTAACTTAAACACTCACAAAGAGGCCTGGGTCATTGGCGAACTTTCAGACAACAAAG TCCCCGTGATGAGTAACACCGGGCCAGGCTCCCAAAGGCAGCCAGAGATCGCAGGATTCAGCTCCACCAAACCCTTGCTCAGCAG AGCGTTTGACATCATGAAGAATCGAGGTCAGCGTTCGTGGTCCGTTGGTTTGTCTGTGGCTGACATCACAAACAGCATCTTGACAAATAGGAAGAAGGTCCACTCCATCACCACACTTGCCCAG GGCTGGAGTGGCATCGGAGCGGAGGTGTTCTTCAGTTTGCCGTGCCTCCTGGGATCCAATGGTTCCACGCGCCTAGCTGGTGTGTCACTGGGGAAGGAGGAAGATTCCAAAATGAAGGAAAGCATCAGCTCACTCACAAACCTCATCGGTCAGCTAAGGATATGA
- the uevld gene encoding ubiquitin-conjugating enzyme E2 variant 3 isoform X2: protein MDLRSEKLQRVLSKYKFRDVALEELEKIDNAFPGMKPSVGTYTFNDGSQKDLLKLNGNLPVKYEGRCYNFPIQLWLIDSFPVTPPICLLRPTPDMMIREGKHVDARGRIYLPVLHNWDHPKSSVVDILEEMISKFQEDPPLTSTPERDHQDPQELLAFVNNLQISDSTIRHHDHTGHKVTVIGGGDLGMASVMSILAKCKVDQLVFIDVAESSTKGGSTDLEIFRLPKVNVSKDLSASAGSRVVVVTANAWSSEQSYVSVVQTNVDLFKGFIPKLARHNPDAVMLIASQPVDIMTHVAWRQSGLPPTQVIGVGCNLDSERLSHVLDINLNTHKEAWVIGELSDNKVPVMSNTGPGSQRQPEIAGFSSTKPLLSRAFDIMKNRGQRSWSVGLSVADITNSILTNRKKVHSITTLAQGWSGIGAEVFFSLPCLLGSNGSTRLAGVSLGKEEDSKMKESISSLTNLIGQLRI, encoded by the exons ATGGACCTTCGTTCGGAGAAATTACAGCGTGTCCTGTCAAAG TACAAATTCCGCGATGTTGCTCTTGAGGAATTGGAGAAAATCGATAATGCTTTCCCAGGGATGAAGCCCTCTGTCGGCACATACA CATTCAACGATGGCTCCCAGAAAGATCTCCTGAAATTGAACGGTAACCTTCCAGTCAAGTATGAAG GGCGCTGCTACAACTTCCCCATTCAACTTTGGTTGATTGACTCCTTTCCGGTCACACCTCCCATTTGTCTCCTGAGGCCCACACCAGACATGATGATCAGGGAGGGCAAACACGTGGATGCCCGGGGACGCATCTACCTGCCAGTGCTGCACAACTGGGATCAT CCCAAGTCATCTGTGGTGGATATTCTGGAGGAGATGATTTCCAAGTTTCAAGAGGATCCTCCACTGACATCCACCCCTGAAAGAGACCACCAAGATCCACAAGAGCTTCTGGCATTTGTTAATAATCTCCAGATTAGTGATA GTACAATCAGACATCATGATCACACGGGCCACAAAGTGACTGTTATCGGAGGAGGGGATTTAGGAATGGCCTCAGTCATGAGCATTTTGGCAAAg TGTAAAGTGGATCAACTTGTCTTCATTGATGTTGCCGAGAGTTCCACCAAGGGAGGCAGCACAGATTTGGAGATCTTTAGGCTGCCAAAGGTGAACGTGTCCAAGG ATCTGTCAGCCTCTGCGGGCTCCAGGGTCGTCGTGGTCACAGCCAACGCGTGGAGCAGCGAGCAGTCCTACGTAAGCGTGGTCCAGACCAACGTTGACTTGTTCAAAGGATTCATTCCAAAGTTGGCACGTCACAACCCAGATGCCGTCATGCTCATCGCCTCTCAGCCAG TGGACATCATGACCCACGTAGCGTGGAGGCAGAGCGGCCTGCCGCCGACACAAGTCATAGGAGTGGGCTGTAATCTAGACTCGGAGCGTCTTAGTCACGTATTGGATATTAACTTAAACACTCACAAAGAGGCCTGGGTCATTGGCGAACTTTCAGACAACAAAG TCCCCGTGATGAGTAACACCGGGCCAGGCTCCCAAAGGCAGCCAGAGATCGCAGGATTCAGCTCCACCAAACCCTTGCTCAGCAG AGCGTTTGACATCATGAAGAATCGAGGTCAGCGTTCGTGGTCCGTTGGTTTGTCTGTGGCTGACATCACAAACAGCATCTTGACAAATAGGAAGAAGGTCCACTCCATCACCACACTTGCCCAG GGCTGGAGTGGCATCGGAGCGGAGGTGTTCTTCAGTTTGCCGTGCCTCCTGGGATCCAATGGTTCCACGCGCCTAGCTGGTGTGTCACTGGGGAAGGAGGAAGATTCCAAAATGAAGGAAAGCATCAGCTCACTCACAAACCTCATCGGTCAGCTAAGGATATGA
- the tmem86a gene encoding lysoplasmalogenase-like protein TMEM86A — MVSPVTVVKSEGPKLVPFFKSTCVYFVLWLPTSSPSWFSALIKCLPIFCLWVFLLAHGFSFLGAHSSARKILAGLIFSALGDAFLIWQEQGYFVHGLLMFAITHILYSSAFGMKPLNVCAGLVITAVSSLSYFLLYPYLSGPFTYLVAVYIALIGFMGWRAIAGLQLANDLWTWTKLSACLGAVLFMVSDLTIAVNKFCFPVPHSRAIIMATYYAAQMLIALSAVECQDAEVARKRI; from the exons ATGGTTTCTCCGGTCACTGTG GTCAAGAGTGAAGGCCCTAAGCTGGTGCCATTCTTCAAGTCAACCTGTGTTTATTTCGTCCTGTGGCTGCCAACCTCAAGTCCATCTTGGTTTAGTGCACTTATCAAATGTCTGCCCATCTTCTGCCTCTGGGTGTTTCTCCTGGCACATGGCTTCAGCTTCCTCGGGGCTCACTCCAGTGCTCGCAAGATCCTGGCTGGCCTCATCTTTTCTGCCCTGGGTGACGCCTTCCTCATTTGGCAGGAGCAAGGGTACTTCGTCCATG GTCTTCTGATGTTTGCCATCACTCACATCCTCTACTCATCTGCCTTTGGGATGAAGCCCCTCAATGTGTGTGCAGGCCTGGTGATCACGGCCGTGTCCAGTTTGAGCTACTTTCTCCTCTACCCTTACCTGTCAGGCCCCTTTACCTACCTGGTGGCCGTCTACATCGCTCTGATTGGCTTCATGGGCTGGAGGGCCATCGCAGGCCTGCAATTAGCCAACGATCTCTGGACCTGGACCAAGCTGTCGGCCTGCCTGGGCGCAGTTCTCTTCATGGTGTCCGACCTCACTATTGCCGTCAACAAGTTCTGCTTCCCCGTGCCCCACTCACGTGCCATCATCATGGCGACCTATTACGCCGCCCAGATGCTGATAGCCCTGTCA
- the spty2d1 gene encoding protein SPT2 homolog — protein MQKMMDFDNVLSIATQNQGSVKKRYSLQVGPPKKDARSKGVNPAAVQALLKRRQHEARLKEIEMKKQKQDLVAKRVELKSDRKARAMASRTKDNFHGYNGIPVVEGPKKRRSKQEMDNEKSANDETFQNVLDPEDDEDNYEYEQTDSEPDQDPEPLRHIKISTFSGGSGSSSKPSPKKSSGPPKSAPSTMNFADLLKLAEKKQYQPVELKPKVMKEERLRTAEELRELEIERRAKRRAKDPTTQSSSTAVRKNTSEKEQKNGKPQKSLLERPNQPCGMKKKPQFTPSSKASTGERERDRPKTKVPLKVASSQVPTKQGVPKTSSGHTSIISSELRLKKESSSSVQGRPSGTPQTRPFGTSVRDFKSPNGNPQKTKPTQGSSLKQEHTGVNHKSGKGEPPKSGNHPTVKSSSNSVVRPSSGRPKEGNRPQPRPGGTPQAKAGASSLHGHPAGTGGRPPGFGQGRGTSGGSLPNRQPSGSFGSGPGRPKCTVVSETISSKNMAGPRPGYSPRPGMPQIPGMAPRPGGPTRPLNRPPAYPPGTMLPPITIAYKRKYEEEDEYDSEMEDFIDDGDDEQAEVSKHIKEIFGYDRNKYKDESDYALKFMESSWQDMQKEEAKSLRMAVQEDLEEERKEQEEMKMKNAKRKKN, from the exons ATGCAAAAAATGATGGATTTTGACAACGTATTATCAATCGCCACTCAAAACCAGGGCAGTGTAAAG AAAAGATACAGTTTACAAGTTGGTCCTCCAAAAAAGGACGCAAGGTCAAAAGGTGTAAATCCTGCTGCTGTGCAGGCGCTCCTGAAAAGACGACAACATGAGGCCAGACTGAAAG AAATCGAAATGAAGAAGCAGAAACAGGATCTTGTCGCAAAAAGGGTAGAGTTGAAGTCAGATCGTAAAGCGAGAGCCATGGCTTCCAGAACGAAAGACAATTTCCATGGTTACAATGGCATTCCAGTGGTAGAGGGCCCAAAGAAGAGGAGGTCAAAGCAGGAAATGGACAACGAGAAATCAGCAAATgatgaaacatttcaaaatgtacttgACCCAGAAGATGATGAGGACAATTATGAGTACGAACAGACAGATTCAGAGCCTGATCAAGATCCAGAACCTCTAAGACACATAAAAATCTCAACTTTCAGCGGGGGTAGTGGCAGTAGCTCCAAGCCCTCCCCTAAAAAATCTAGTGGGCCACCCAAGTCTGCTCCATCCACCATGAACTTTGCAGATTTGCTCAAATTGGCAGAAAAGAAGCAATATCAACCAGTCGAATTAAAACCGAAGGTAATGAAGGAAGAAAGGCTCCGCACAGCGGAAGAGCTAAGGGAACTAGAGATCGAGCGCAGAGCTAAGAGGCGCGCCAAAGACCCTACGACTCAGTCTAGTTCTACTGCAGTAAGAAAAAACACGTCTGAGAAAGAGCAGAAAAATGGTAAACCACAAAAGAGCTTATTGGAAAGGCCAAATCAGCCCTGTGGGATGAAAAAGAAGCCTCAATTTACACCTTCCTCTAAGGCCTCCACTGgtgagagagaaagagacagaCCCAAGACTAAAGTTCCTTTGAAAGTCGCATCTTCTCAGGTTCCAACCAAACAAGGGGTCCCAAAGACTTCATCTGGTCATACCTCTATAATTTCAAGTGAACTTAGGTTGAAAAAGGAAAGCTCTTCTTCTGTTCAGGGAAGACCTTCAGGCACACCTCAGACCAGACCTTTCGGTACATCTGTGAGAGATTTCAAATCTCCAAATGGTAACCCACAAAAAACAAAGCCTACTCAGGGTAGCTCATTGAAGCAGGAACACACAGGTGTAAATCATAAGTCTGGAAAAGGAGAACCACCAAAGTCTGGAAACCATCCCACAGTAAAATCCAGTAGCAATTCTGTGGTTAGACCATCAAGTGGCCGCCCTAAAGAAGGGAATAGACCTCAGCCAAGGCCAGGGGGAACACCCCAGGCAAAAGCTGGTGCGAGTAGCTTACACGGTCACCCAGCTGGTACTGGAGGCCGGCCGCCAGGGTTCGGACAGGGTCGAGGCACTAGTGGAGGATCATTGCCCAACAGGCAACCGTCAGGCAGCTTTGGATCAGGGCCTGGGAGACCCAAGTGCACGGTGGTGTCTGAGACCATCTCATCAAAAAATATGGCTGGACCCAGACCAGGGTATTCTCCTCGACCAGGGATGCCACAGATACCTGGCATGGCCCCCAGACCAGGAGGGCCAACCAGACCACTGAATAGACCCCCAG CGTATCCCCCAGGTACCATGTTACCGCCCATCACCATTGCATACAAGAGAAAATACGAAGAGGAAGATGAATATGATTCAGAAATGGAAGACTTTATCGACGATGGAGATGACGAGCAGGCAGAGGTTTCCAAACACATTAAGGAAATCTTTGGCTATGACCGAAACAA ATACAAGGATGAAAGTGACTATGCTCTTAAATTCATGGAGAGCAGCTGGCAAGATATGCAGAAAGAAGAAGCAAAGAG TCTCAGAATGGCTGTGCAGGAAGATTTGGAGGAGGAGAGAAAGGAGCAAGAGGAGATGAAAATGAAGAAtgccaaaaggaaaaaaaattaa